The following proteins are encoded in a genomic region of Nicoliella spurrieriana:
- a CDS encoding DUF2969 domain-containing protein, protein MSKKKQNIDVNLDEKKNSKGEVVQTLKIGSELIGEITTKESGMVADYRHKKTFPVKTVDEGIQMLISEYNLHH, encoded by the coding sequence ATGAGTAAAAAGAAACAAAATATTGACGTTAATTTAGATGAAAAAAAGAATTCAAAGGGTGAAGTGGTTCAAACCCTTAAGATTGGATCAGAACTAATTGGTGAGATTACGACCAAGGAATCTGGGATGGTTGCTGATTATCGTCACAAGAAAACATTTCCAGTGAAAACAGTCGATGAAGGGATTCAAATGTTAATTAGTGAGTACAATTTGCACCACTAA
- the yidD gene encoding membrane protein insertion efficiency factor YidD, whose protein sequence is MRWLLIQFVRGYQRAISPLLPPSCRYSPTCSAYTITAIKEHGALKGAIMGIARIIRCNPLVKGGYDPVPNHFTIFRNKRARDEYRRSMNLK, encoded by the coding sequence TTGCGCTGGTTATTAATTCAGTTCGTCCGGGGATACCAGCGGGCGATTTCTCCATTGTTACCGCCTAGTTGTCGTTATTCACCCACATGCTCTGCATATACGATTACCGCAATTAAGGAACACGGAGCCCTCAAGGGTGCCATCATGGGGATTGCTAGAATTATTCGCTGCAATCCACTGGTTAAGGGTGGCTATGATCCGGTTCCCAATCATTTTACAATTTTTAGGAATAAACGCGCGCGCGATGAATACCGCCGTTCAATGAATCTAAAGTAG
- a CDS encoding rod shape-determining protein, whose product MAKDIGIDLGTANVLIYVVGKGIVLNEPAVVAVDVKTEKVLSVGSEAYRMVGRTPSNIRAIRPLKDGVISDFDVTEKMLSYFIDKLNVKGVMSKPKIMICAPTNITNIERKAIIQAAEKSGGGKVYLEEEPKVAAIGAGMDIFQPFGNMVIDMGGGTSDIAVISLGDIVASNSIRVAGDKMNNMIAAYIKNKHGLIIGDHTSEKIKIEIGTAVKDEPDQVKTKEVRGRDSLTGMPRSITVDSNEICDALEDAVETIVRGAKEVLEVIPPELASDIVDRGVMLTGGGALLNKIDQRISDELTVPVMISENPLDNVARGAGALLEHIDKTDNK is encoded by the coding sequence ATGGCAAAAGACATCGGCATTGATTTAGGAACTGCTAACGTACTAATTTACGTCGTTGGTAAGGGAATTGTGCTAAATGAACCCGCAGTAGTTGCTGTGGATGTAAAAACAGAAAAAGTATTATCAGTAGGAAGCGAAGCATATCGGATGGTGGGCCGGACACCCAGTAACATTCGCGCCATTCGGCCACTAAAGGACGGGGTCATTTCTGACTTCGACGTGACTGAAAAGATGCTTTCTTACTTTATTGATAAGTTGAACGTCAAAGGGGTAATGTCCAAACCCAAGATTATGATCTGTGCGCCGACTAACATTACTAATATTGAACGGAAGGCCATTATTCAAGCTGCTGAAAAGTCCGGTGGTGGCAAGGTTTATCTTGAAGAAGAACCTAAGGTGGCCGCAATCGGTGCCGGAATGGATATTTTCCAACCATTTGGAAACATGGTAATTGATATGGGTGGTGGAACTAGTGATATCGCAGTGATCTCACTCGGTGACATCGTTGCTAGTAATTCCATTCGGGTTGCTGGAGACAAGATGAATAATATGATCGCGGCTTACATTAAAAACAAGCATGGGTTAATTATCGGTGATCATACTTCAGAAAAAATTAAGATCGAAATTGGAACGGCGGTTAAGGACGAGCCAGACCAGGTCAAGACTAAGGAAGTCCGGGGTCGTGATTCACTCACTGGAATGCCACGTTCGATTACCGTTGACAGTAATGAAATTTGTGATGCACTTGAAGATGCGGTTGAAACCATTGTGCGCGGAGCAAAGGAAGTCTTAGAAGTGATTCCACCAGAATTAGCTTCTGACATCGTTGACCGTGGAGTAATGCTTACTGGTGGTGGGGCACTGCTTAATAAGATCGACCAACGCATTTCTGATGAATTAACGGTTCCCGTTATGATCTCTGAAAATCCATTGGATAACGTTGCTCGTGGTGCCGGTGCATTACTGGAACATATTGATAAAACTGATAATAAATAA
- the murA gene encoding UDP-N-acetylglucosamine 1-carboxyvinyltransferase, with protein sequence MDKIVVQGGNRLVGEVHIEGAKNAVLPLLAASILASKDRVTLDNVPLLSDVYTMNEVLRFLNIKIDFNKAKNQIILDASGKISSEAPFEYVSKMRASIVVMGPLLARIGHAKIALPGGCAIGSRPIDLHLKGFEKLGATIEQHDGYVEAFAENGLVGSDIYLDFPSVGATQNIMMAATLAKGKTTIRNVAREPEIVDLEILLNLMGAKVSGAGTETIKIEGVPELHGAIHTVVQDRIEAGTFMVAAAATHGDVLVRDAIAEHNKPLIAKMREMGVKVIERDSGIEVIGPDQLKPTDVKTLPYPGFPTDMQPQMTILQLLANGTSTMTETVFENRFMHLEELCRMNAHFTINGRTVVMQGPTDFNGAEVAATDLRAGAALVIAGLVAKGITTIGHLQYLDRGYYDFHEKLAALGAQINRIHTSEDGKIVLKQNTKEFK encoded by the coding sequence TTGGATAAGATTGTTGTACAGGGTGGCAATCGATTAGTCGGTGAAGTACATATTGAGGGTGCCAAAAATGCAGTTTTGCCCTTATTAGCGGCTTCAATTCTGGCTAGTAAAGATAGAGTAACCCTAGATAACGTACCATTGTTATCAGACGTTTATACGATGAATGAAGTTCTTCGTTTTTTAAATATTAAAATTGATTTTAATAAAGCTAAAAACCAAATTATATTAGATGCTTCTGGAAAGATTTCTTCTGAGGCACCATTTGAATATGTTTCAAAGATGCGGGCATCCATCGTTGTGATGGGGCCACTATTGGCACGGATTGGCCATGCCAAAATTGCGTTGCCTGGTGGGTGTGCAATCGGGTCTAGACCCATTGATTTACACCTGAAGGGGTTTGAAAAATTAGGGGCCACCATCGAACAACATGATGGATACGTAGAAGCCTTTGCTGAAAACGGCTTAGTGGGTAGTGATATCTACTTAGACTTCCCAAGTGTGGGTGCGACCCAAAACATCATGATGGCTGCGACCCTTGCGAAGGGCAAGACTACGATTCGCAACGTAGCCCGGGAACCCGAAATTGTTGACCTCGAAATCCTCTTGAATCTAATGGGGGCTAAGGTTAGCGGTGCAGGGACCGAAACGATCAAGATTGAAGGGGTTCCTGAATTACACGGTGCAATCCATACGGTTGTTCAGGACCGAATTGAAGCGGGAACCTTTATGGTGGCCGCTGCTGCGACCCACGGTGATGTGTTGGTACGAGATGCGATTGCTGAACATAACAAGCCCTTGATTGCTAAAATGCGTGAAATGGGTGTTAAGGTAATTGAACGCGACTCAGGCATCGAAGTAATTGGCCCCGATCAATTAAAGCCCACTGATGTTAAGACCTTGCCATATCCAGGTTTTCCGACTGATATGCAACCCCAAATGACCATCTTACAACTACTGGCGAACGGGACGAGTACGATGACCGAAACGGTGTTTGAAAATCGGTTTATGCACTTGGAAGAGTTATGTCGGATGAATGCCCACTTTACGATTAATGGGCGGACCGTAGTAATGCAGGGTCCGACTGACTTTAACGGCGCTGAAGTTGCTGCGACCGATTTAAGAGCGGGAGCTGCATTAGTGATCGCAGGGTTAGTTGCTAAGGGCATTACCACCATTGGTCATTTACAGTATTTAGACCGTGGTTACTATGATTTCCATGAAAAATTGGCTGCATTAGGAGCGCAAATTAACCGGATTCATACCAGTGAGGATGGTAAAATCGTTCTTAAACAAAATACGAAGGAATTCAAGTAA
- a CDS encoding DUF1146 family protein, whose protein sequence is MTMICHLFFISIAFWWIQDLHIERYLRMHEPQAKVMIVMLSVVVGFICSSFFIDIINSILGLSTFTKLF, encoded by the coding sequence ATGACGATGATTTGTCATCTATTTTTCATTTCGATCGCTTTTTGGTGGATTCAAGATCTGCATATTGAGCGTTATCTCCGAATGCACGAACCCCAAGCAAAGGTAATGATCGTGATGTTATCCGTTGTAGTGGGATTCATCTGTAGTTCCTTTTTTATCGATATTATTAATTCGATCTTGGGATTGTCGACCTTTACTAAATTGTTTTAG
- a CDS encoding F0F1 ATP synthase subunit epsilon: MADNSVLTISIVTPDGMVYQNDQAHLVIVKTKTGELGIMRDHLPVIASLEVDEARVKYDNGKEDEIAVNGGFVEFSDNVLTIIADSAEKQGDIDVERAERARQRAQQKIQAAQSKHDNVAITRGQIALQRAVNRIHVARH, translated from the coding sequence TTGGCTGATAATTCAGTATTAACCATTAGTATCGTTACTCCTGATGGAATGGTATATCAAAATGACCAGGCCCACCTCGTGATCGTTAAGACCAAGACCGGTGAACTTGGGATCATGCGTGATCACCTTCCAGTTATCGCTTCCTTAGAAGTCGATGAAGCTAGAGTTAAGTACGATAATGGTAAAGAAGATGAAATTGCCGTTAACGGTGGTTTCGTTGAATTCTCCGATAACGTTTTAACCATTATTGCCGATAGTGCTGAAAAGCAAGGCGATATTGATGTTGAACGTGCTGAACGGGCACGTCAACGGGCTCAACAAAAAATCCAGGCTGCACAAAGTAAGCATGATAACGTGGCAATTACCCGTGGTCAAATTGCTTTACAACGGGCAGTTAACCGGATTCACGTTGCTCGTCATTAA
- the atpD gene encoding F0F1 ATP synthase subunit beta has product MSTGKIIQVIGPVIDVEFPADVKLPDINTALKVKRGNDEEDLVTEVMLELGNGVVRTIAMDGTDGLRRGMDVEDTEAPISVPVGDDTLGRVFNVLGDTIDNGPQFGPDAERWPIHRDAPAYDELSTSTEVLETGIKVIDLLAPYIRGGKVGLFGGAGVGKTVLIQELIHNIAQGHNGISVFTGVGERTREGNDMYFEMKGSGVLKQTAMVYGQMNEPPGARMRVALTGLTIAEYFRDAKGSDVLLFIDNIFRFTQAGMEVSALLGRIPSAVGYQPTLATEMGQLQERITSTKKGAITSIQAVYVPADDYTDPAPATTFAHLDATTNLTRSLTQQGIYPAVDPLASTSSALDPAIIGQKHYEVANEVQQVLQRYRELQDIISILGMDELSDEEKTIVNRARRIQFFLSQSFSVAEQFTGLPGKYVPVEKTVDSFKAILDGKYDDIPEDAFRNCGPIEDVEENAKKMKANANN; this is encoded by the coding sequence ATGAGTACTGGAAAAATTATCCAAGTAATCGGACCAGTTATTGACGTTGAATTCCCTGCGGATGTTAAATTACCTGATATCAATACTGCTCTTAAGGTTAAGAGGGGTAATGATGAAGAAGATTTAGTTACCGAAGTAATGTTGGAATTAGGTAACGGTGTTGTTCGGACCATTGCCATGGACGGAACCGATGGTTTACGTCGTGGGATGGATGTCGAAGATACCGAAGCCCCAATTTCAGTACCGGTTGGTGACGATACTTTAGGTCGGGTCTTTAACGTTCTCGGTGATACAATCGATAACGGCCCTCAATTTGGTCCAGATGCAGAACGCTGGCCAATTCATAGAGACGCTCCAGCATACGACGAACTAAGTACTTCAACCGAAGTGCTTGAAACCGGAATTAAGGTTATTGACCTATTAGCACCATATATTCGTGGTGGTAAGGTTGGACTATTCGGTGGTGCCGGTGTTGGTAAAACTGTTTTAATTCAAGAATTAATCCATAACATTGCTCAAGGACATAACGGAATTTCTGTGTTCACCGGTGTTGGTGAACGGACTCGTGAAGGTAACGATATGTACTTCGAAATGAAGGGTTCCGGTGTTCTTAAGCAAACTGCCATGGTGTATGGACAAATGAACGAGCCGCCTGGTGCCCGGATGCGGGTTGCCTTGACTGGTTTGACCATTGCTGAATACTTCCGTGATGCTAAGGGTTCTGATGTGCTATTGTTCATTGATAACATCTTCAGATTTACCCAAGCCGGAATGGAAGTTTCAGCCCTGTTAGGACGGATTCCATCAGCCGTTGGTTACCAACCAACGTTAGCTACTGAAATGGGTCAATTGCAAGAACGGATTACTTCCACTAAGAAGGGTGCCATCACATCCATCCAAGCGGTTTACGTTCCTGCCGATGATTATACCGACCCTGCTCCAGCAACTACTTTCGCTCACTTGGATGCCACTACTAACTTGACTCGTTCCTTAACTCAACAAGGGATTTATCCAGCCGTGGATCCACTCGCATCTACTTCTTCTGCCCTTGACCCTGCTATTATTGGTCAAAAGCACTATGAAGTTGCTAATGAAGTTCAACAAGTGCTTCAAAGATACCGTGAACTACAAGACATTATCTCAATTTTAGGGATGGATGAATTGTCAGATGAAGAAAAGACGATCGTTAACCGTGCTCGTCGGATTCAATTCTTCTTATCACAAAGCTTTAGTGTTGCTGAACAATTTACTGGACTTCCTGGTAAGTACGTTCCCGTTGAAAAGACCGTTGACAGTTTCAAGGCCATCTTAGATGGTAAGTACGATGACATCCCAGAAGATGCATTTAGAAACTGTGGACCAATTGAAGACGTGGAAGAAAATGCTAAAAAGATGAAGGCAAACGCTAACAACTAA
- a CDS encoding F0F1 ATP synthase subunit gamma codes for MSLNDVKHRIQSTQKTHQITSAMEMVQTAKLTQIQKHAVNYEQYVSRVKAVVLHLAKTHLLDNFNSSSKSNSKGKTAYLVITSDRGMVGSYNSNVIRGTNEFIQEHTPNKDDYLLLTVGGNGADFYKKRGANVAYEYRGVSDIPTFREVKEIVDTVTSMYNDGVFSELYVCYSHFVNRMTSNFRAEKMLPLDDETINTGKSGDVQASEIGPTYDVEPDEGSVLRVVIPQYTEGLIFGAILDAKTSEHASSSTAMSAASDNAEDLIGKLELQYNRARQAAITTEITEITGGQEALKH; via the coding sequence ATGTCTTTGAATGATGTTAAACATCGCATTCAATCAACTCAAAAGACCCATCAAATTACCTCTGCAATGGAAATGGTTCAAACTGCAAAGTTGACCCAAATCCAAAAGCATGCGGTTAATTATGAACAATATGTATCACGGGTTAAGGCGGTTGTATTGCATTTAGCTAAGACTCATTTATTAGATAACTTTAATTCCTCAAGCAAGTCCAATTCCAAAGGAAAGACTGCCTATTTAGTGATTACGTCTGATCGTGGAATGGTTGGAAGTTATAATAGTAATGTTATTCGGGGGACGAATGAATTTATTCAAGAACACACCCCTAACAAAGATGATTATCTACTATTAACAGTTGGTGGAAATGGTGCTGATTTTTATAAGAAACGTGGTGCAAACGTTGCTTATGAATATCGTGGTGTTTCTGATATCCCAACTTTTAGAGAAGTTAAAGAAATTGTTGATACGGTAACATCGATGTATAATGATGGTGTCTTTAGCGAACTTTATGTTTGCTACAGTCACTTCGTTAATCGAATGACATCAAACTTTCGGGCTGAAAAAATGTTGCCATTGGATGATGAAACAATTAATACCGGGAAGAGTGGCGATGTGCAAGCATCTGAAATTGGTCCCACTTACGATGTTGAACCAGATGAAGGTTCCGTATTGCGGGTTGTGATTCCGCAATACACCGAAGGCTTGATCTTTGGAGCAATCCTAGATGCAAAGACCTCAGAACATGCTTCTAGTTCAACTGCAATGAGTGCCGCATCCGATAATGCGGAGGATTTAATTGGGAAGTTAGAATTGCAATATAATCGAGCTCGTCAGGCTGCAATTACCACTGAAATTACTGAAATTACAGGTGGTCAGGAAGCCTTGAAGCATTAA
- the atpA gene encoding F0F1 ATP synthase subunit alpha, which translates to MSIKAEEISALIKQQLAGYKDELSVEETGVVTYVGDGIARAHGLNNALSGELLEFSDGVYGMVQNLESNDVGIVVLGDFDGIREGDTVKRTGRIMEVPVGDSLVGRVVNSLGQPIDGKGDIKNDGTLPIERKAPGIMDRQSVEEPLQTGIKAIDALVPIGRGQRELIIGDRKTGKTSIAIDTILNQKDQDMICIYVAIGQKDSTVRSQVNTLEKFGAMDYTIVVSAGPSEPAPLLYIAPYAGTAMGEYFMNKGKHVLIIYDDLTKQANAYRELSLILRRPPGREAYPGDIFYTHSRLLERCAKLNDKLGGGSITGLPIVETQAGDVSAYIPTNVISITDGQIFLNADSFYSGIRPAIDAGTSVSRVGGDAQIKAMKKVGGTLRLDLASYRELESFAQFGSDLDEATQAKLNRGARTVEVLKQPLHDPMPVEQQVLVLFCLTRGFLDKIDLGDIQRYQEEVISFFKSNHQDILDSIVKTGNLPDEDKFSSAVKEFAANFQPSQSQDDQKQTN; encoded by the coding sequence ATGAGCATTAAGGCTGAGGAAATTAGTGCTTTAATTAAGCAACAATTAGCCGGATACAAGGACGAGCTCTCAGTTGAAGAAACTGGTGTCGTTACCTACGTTGGTGACGGGATTGCTCGTGCTCACGGCCTAAATAATGCATTATCTGGTGAATTACTTGAATTCTCAGATGGTGTATATGGAATGGTTCAAAACCTCGAAAGCAATGATGTTGGTATCGTTGTTTTAGGAGATTTCGATGGTATTCGTGAAGGCGATACTGTTAAGAGAACCGGCCGGATCATGGAAGTTCCAGTTGGAGATTCATTGGTTGGACGGGTTGTAAATTCACTTGGACAACCAATCGATGGTAAGGGTGACATTAAAAATGATGGAACGTTACCAATCGAACGAAAGGCTCCTGGAATCATGGACCGGCAAAGTGTTGAAGAACCATTACAAACTGGGATTAAGGCCATTGATGCGTTAGTTCCAATTGGTCGGGGTCAACGTGAGTTAATCATCGGTGACCGTAAGACTGGTAAAACTTCAATCGCAATTGATACGATCTTGAACCAAAAGGATCAAGATATGATCTGTATCTACGTTGCAATTGGTCAAAAGGACTCGACTGTCCGGAGTCAAGTTAACACACTTGAAAAATTCGGTGCAATGGACTACACGATCGTAGTTTCCGCTGGTCCATCAGAACCAGCTCCATTGCTTTACATTGCTCCTTATGCTGGGACTGCAATGGGTGAATACTTCATGAACAAGGGTAAGCATGTTTTGATTATCTACGATGATCTTACTAAGCAAGCCAATGCATACCGTGAACTTTCACTTATCTTGCGTCGTCCTCCTGGTCGTGAAGCTTATCCTGGTGATATCTTCTACACCCACTCCCGGTTACTAGAACGGTGTGCTAAGTTAAACGATAAGTTAGGTGGCGGTTCAATTACCGGACTTCCAATCGTTGAAACCCAAGCAGGGGACGTTTCAGCATACATTCCAACCAACGTAATTTCGATTACTGATGGACAAATCTTCTTGAACGCCGATTCATTCTACTCTGGAATTCGTCCAGCCATCGATGCCGGAACTTCTGTTTCCCGGGTTGGTGGGGATGCTCAAATCAAGGCAATGAAGAAGGTTGGTGGGACCCTCCGTTTGGATCTTGCCTCATACCGTGAATTGGAATCATTTGCTCAATTTGGTTCTGACCTTGATGAAGCAACCCAAGCTAAGTTGAATCGTGGTGCTAGAACCGTTGAAGTACTTAAGCAACCACTCCATGATCCAATGCCAGTTGAACAACAAGTGCTTGTTCTTTTCTGTTTAACTCGTGGATTCTTGGATAAGATTGACTTAGGTGATATCCAACGTTACCAAGAAGAAGTAATTTCATTCTTCAAGTCTAACCATCAGGATATCCTTGACAGTATTGTTAAGACTGGTAACTTACCAGATGAAGATAAATTTAGTAGTGCTGTTAAAGAATTTGCTGCTAATTTCCAACCAAGTCAATCACAAGATGACCAAAAACAAACTAACTAG
- the atpH gene encoding ATP synthase F1 subunit delta gives MSLDKITFSKRYAQALFDLLKADNELDSGYADLQSIKAVFDANPSLASVLSNVSFPEADKDKLVKSMIDSASSKYIQNLIKVLAGSDNMDKMVPVIDAFQAIYDDYNHIVNADLISAVALDTDQQSKLKDAFAKRIGADKVVLNSKVDPSIIGGLIIKSSDVTFDGSVKSKLNRVKQLLLK, from the coding sequence ATGAGTCTAGATAAAATTACATTTTCAAAACGTTACGCACAAGCGTTATTCGACTTACTAAAGGCTGATAATGAACTAGATTCCGGGTATGCAGATTTACAGTCCATTAAGGCTGTTTTTGACGCTAACCCTAGTTTAGCTTCAGTATTAAGCAACGTTAGTTTCCCAGAAGCTGATAAGGATAAGTTAGTTAAGTCAATGATTGATAGTGCTAGTTCAAAGTACATTCAAAATTTAATTAAGGTCCTAGCAGGAAGCGACAACATGGACAAAATGGTTCCGGTCATCGATGCGTTTCAAGCCATCTACGATGACTATAACCACATTGTCAACGCTGATTTAATCAGCGCGGTCGCACTTGATACTGATCAACAATCTAAATTGAAAGACGCCTTTGCAAAACGCATTGGGGCCGATAAAGTAGTTTTGAACAGCAAGGTCGATCCAAGTATTATTGGTGGTTTAATTATTAAATCATCTGATGTAACTTTTGATGGGAGCGTTAAGTCTAAGCTTAATCGCGTCAAACAACTCCTATTAAAGTAG
- the atpF gene encoding F0F1 ATP synthase subunit B — translation MLSQLVFGAELAYGTMLYYLILFLVLMFLIKVFAWKPINKMLNERTKQIVSDIDSAKQKNQEADSLAKQRQAELAKSHDEASTIITNAKQSGQKQQEQIVADAQNDAQTIKDNAHKSIEQERQDALANTKNDVANLSIEIASKIIQKELNANDQKALIDSYIEGLGKQNESR, via the coding sequence ATGCTTTCACAGTTGGTATTCGGAGCCGAATTAGCTTATGGAACGATGCTTTACTACTTAATCTTGTTCTTAGTCCTAATGTTCTTGATTAAGGTCTTTGCTTGGAAGCCAATCAACAAAATGTTGAACGAGCGGACGAAGCAAATCGTTAGCGATATCGATTCTGCTAAGCAAAAGAACCAAGAAGCTGACAGTTTGGCAAAGCAACGTCAGGCTGAATTAGCTAAGTCACATGATGAGGCAAGTACAATCATTACTAATGCTAAGCAATCCGGACAAAAGCAACAAGAACAAATCGTTGCTGATGCGCAAAATGATGCTCAAACCATTAAGGACAATGCTCACAAGAGTATTGAACAAGAACGTCAGGATGCATTAGCAAATACCAAAAATGATGTGGCAAATTTATCTATTGAAATCGCTTCTAAGATCATTCAAAAAGAATTAAACGCAAACGACCAGAAGGCGCTAATTGATTCTTACATCGAAGGGTTGGGGAAGCAAAATGAGTCTAGATAA
- the atpE gene encoding F0F1 ATP synthase subunit C, with amino-acid sequence MGLIGAGIALAGAAIGGGIGDGIVASKLLEGMVRQPEMQGKLFTNMFIGVGLVEAMPILAVVVGFILMNK; translated from the coding sequence ATGGGATTAATCGGAGCTGGTATTGCTTTAGCAGGTGCTGCCATCGGTGGTGGTATCGGTGATGGTATCGTTGCTTCTAAGTTACTAGAAGGAATGGTTCGTCAACCAGAAATGCAAGGTAAGTTATTTACTAACATGTTCATTGGTGTTGGTTTAGTTGAAGCTATGCCTATCTTAGCTGTCGTTGTTGGTTTCATTCTTATGAACAAGTAA
- the atpB gene encoding F0F1 ATP synthase subunit A: protein MNDKISTFHLGGLTFNIGNMVAATFAALVVLLVVVWLSRNLQVRPTSKKQAVLESIIDFSNTTTRGSMSDNDAASFKLYGFVLFVLIFVSNQLGLMLQVDVNGITYIKSPTADPMFTMTLALFTIALSHYAGVKKLGFGGYFKNTYLEPFVFWLPLALFEEFSNFLTLGLRLFGVIYAGEILLKLVGGLAFSDGIVTMIGLAPVELIWQAFSIFLGAIQAYVFVTLTSVYINGKISAE, encoded by the coding sequence TTGAATGATAAAATTTCAACTTTCCACCTTGGTGGATTAACATTTAATATCGGTAATATGGTTGCAGCTACCTTTGCTGCGTTAGTCGTATTACTGGTTGTAGTTTGGTTGTCCCGTAATTTGCAAGTTAGACCCACCAGTAAGAAACAAGCAGTATTAGAGTCGATTATCGATTTTTCTAATACGACTACGCGGGGGTCAATGAGCGACAATGATGCTGCTAGCTTTAAACTATATGGATTTGTTTTATTTGTCTTAATTTTTGTATCAAATCAGTTAGGTTTAATGCTTCAAGTAGATGTCAACGGCATCACGTACATTAAAAGTCCGACCGCGGATCCGATGTTCACGATGACGTTAGCATTGTTTACAATTGCGCTATCTCACTACGCAGGTGTTAAGAAGCTTGGGTTCGGGGGTTATTTTAAGAATACGTACTTAGAACCATTTGTATTCTGGCTCCCACTCGCATTATTTGAAGAATTTTCGAATTTCCTAACCTTAGGACTTCGTTTATTCGGGGTTATTTATGCCGGTGAAATTCTGTTGAAACTTGTCGGTGGATTGGCGTTTTCTGATGGAATCGTCACCATGATCGGATTAGCTCCTGTTGAGTTGATCTGGCAGGCATTCTCAATTTTCTTAGGTGCGATCCAAGCCTATGTATTTGTAACCTTAACTTCAGTATATATTAATGGAAAGATATCTGCTGAATAA
- the upp gene encoding uracil phosphoribosyltransferase, which translates to MGKLEVMNHPLIQHKLTIIRNKDCGTREFREVVNEIARLLAFEAARELPVEDVTIETPMGKTTSKQLAGKKLAVVPILRAGLGMVDGMLDLIPAAKVGHIGMFRDEETFEPHEYFVKLPSDIDQRQIFMVDPMLATGGSAIMAIDAIKKRGANPKNIKFICLVAAPEGVKALQAAHPDVDIIAAALDDHLEDGYIFPGLGDAGDRLFGTK; encoded by the coding sequence ATGGGTAAACTTGAAGTGATGAATCATCCACTGATTCAACATAAATTAACGATTATTAGGAATAAGGACTGTGGCACCCGTGAGTTCCGCGAAGTGGTAAATGAGATTGCACGGCTTTTAGCCTTTGAAGCTGCTCGTGAGCTTCCCGTTGAGGACGTAACGATTGAAACCCCGATGGGAAAGACCACTTCCAAACAACTGGCTGGTAAAAAATTAGCCGTTGTTCCGATCCTAAGGGCCGGTCTCGGCATGGTCGATGGAATGTTGGATTTAATTCCGGCTGCTAAGGTGGGCCACATCGGAATGTTTCGTGATGAAGAGACGTTTGAACCCCATGAATACTTCGTTAAGTTGCCTTCAGACATTGATCAACGGCAAATTTTCATGGTAGATCCAATGCTTGCTACCGGGGGTTCGGCCATTATGGCGATCGATGCGATCAAGAAGCGCGGTGCTAATCCTAAAAACATCAAATTTATTTGTTTAGTGGCCGCTCCAGAGGGAGTTAAGGCTCTTCAAGCTGCCCATCCAGACGTGGACATTATTGCGGCAGCCCTTGATGATCACCTTGAAGATGGGTACATTTTCCCAGGGCTTGGTGATGCAGGGGACCGTTTATTTGGAACGAAATAA